A single Bacillota bacterium DNA region contains:
- a CDS encoding helix-turn-helix domain-containing protein — MKGVKTYVCKQCGHKAFDEQDVRMMHKVSAALSETSERPDVLNVEEVADLLRVSTQTVYNMIRDGRLTAKKVGREWRFPRQHIERLLSGQEICAAEPIALAARGKDGVVSPSENDLRIIEKYAKLVQ, encoded by the coding sequence ATGAAAGGCGTAAAGACGTACGTCTGCAAACAGTGTGGCCATAAAGCTTTCGACGAGCAAGATGTCCGCATGATGCACAAGGTATCAGCTGCTCTATCGGAAACATCCGAAAGGCCAGATGTTCTTAACGTCGAAGAAGTGGCTGATTTACTTCGGGTGAGCACGCAAACTGTCTACAATATGATTAGAGATGGTCGCCTAACTGCTAAGAAGGTCGGCCGCGAATGGAGATTTCCTCGTCAACATATAGAGAGACTTCTTTCCGGCCAAGAGATATGCGCAGCTGAACCGATAGCATTAGCGGCAAGGGGAAAGGACGGCGTCGTCAGTCCGTCCGAAAATGATCTTCGCATTATAGAAAAATACGCTAAGCTGGTGCAGTAA